The Tumebacillus sp. BK434 genome segment GCACAGCACCCCGTTGCGGGTGCTGTTTGCATTTCCTGTATCGGGAGGGAGTCTCATGAACCACAGGCCGATCGGTGGCAGACTGCACCCAAGACCGCTCCGGGTCGTGTCCTGTCCCAGCTGCTCGTTGCCGCAGGGGCGGAATTATCACGCTTGTCCGGACTGCTATCGGGCGGTTGAAGCGATTTGGCTAAAAGATTGGGAAGCGCTGCTGAACAAGGAAGGCATTCGGGCGGGGCAAGCGGAGGAGCGGCAACTGGCCGAGAAGGTTGTTGCGGAACTGGATCTGCATCCGTGGACGGTCGTCGACGCGGCGCTGACGTTTGTCACCTGCACCGCTTGCGGTCAGGAACCGGGCGGGGGACCGCTTTCATGCGAGGAATGCGCGATGCTGTTCGGCAACCTCTGGGGCTATGATGTGGAAGCGCAGCATCAGGGGAGGATGACCGGCAATGAACATGCTTTGCGGGTGGGACGCCGGGTCTTGCGGCACCCGCATCGTCAGAAGCCGGGGCTGGTGCGCGCCTGGAAGTTCTCGATGCCGATCCTGCTGACGGGACAGGTGCCCAGCCATGAGATCGCCGCTTATTTCAAGCGGGCGATCGACAAGGCGGAGAGCGAATCATTTTTTGAGATTGTGTATCAGAGCTTTGAAGAGGCGTATCTTACGCATCGTTCATCATCTTGAGCATCCCCCAGAACGTCACGCCGCCGATGATGTACATCAGCATGTCGACCGGGTCGCTCGTGCCGTTGGACGTGAAGAGCGGGATCAGGTACTCCCAGGTGATGCCGACCAGCAAGGTCAAAATGAAGCAGGAAATCAACGTCTCGAAGCGCAGATTGCGTTTCGGATACAAGGAGAGCAGCACGTTTAAAAACGGAATGAAGACCCAGATGATCAGAACATCGTTGAGATGACCGTGGATGAAGGCATTGTCGGTGGCGGGCTTGAGCAGGGATTCGTTGAGCAGAAAGAGGACGATGCCTGCCACGAGCAGGATCAGATTGTTTTTCAAAAGGCGTCAACTCCTTCGGTGATGATGCTTACTATCGTACCACGGGCGGTTGCATATGTTTACCAGTTGGCGCAAAATAATAAAGCGGGAACTTACGAAAGGTGGAGCTGAACGTGATCATCATTCATGCATATGTCAAAGTCAAACCGGAGCGTCGCGAAGATTATCTTGAGCTGGCGAAAGGGATCGTCGCCGGCTCGCAGGCGGAAGAAGGCAACCAGGCGTACCAGTTGTTTGAAGAAGCGGGCAATCCGAACTCGTTTGTCATCGTGGAAAAGTGGAAGGATCAGGCGGCTGTCGATTTTCAC includes the following:
- a CDS encoding putative quinol monooxygenase, whose protein sequence is MIIIHAYVKVKPERREDYLELAKGIVAGSQAEEGNQAYQLFEEAGNPNSFVIVEKWKDQAAVDFHNGTDHFQNFITNVPELLTEQTRVELFEAVEK